DNA from Magnetococcales bacterium:
TGCAACTCCATTTCGGCGGGGGTACCCCCACCTATCTGGATGCCGGACAGTTGACCCGTCTGATGGAGACCATCCGGCAGCATTTTCGACTGGCCGGGGATGAAACCGGCGAGTTCGGCATCGAGGTCGATCCCCGGGAGATGCCTCCCGGTCTGGTTCACACCCTGCGCCACATCGGTTTCAATCGTCTCTCCATCGGGGTGCAGGATCTCGACGAACAGGTGCAGCGGGCGGTCAACCGCATTCAACCTCTGGAGCTGACGGCCCATGTGGTCGAGGAGGCCCGTTCCTGCGGTTTCGGCTCCATCAATCTGGATCTGATCTACGGCCTGCCCTTTCAGACCCTGGCCCGTTTCCGGCATACCCTGGAAACCGTGATCGGGCAGTTGCGTCCCGACCGGCTGGCCATGTTCAACTATGCCCATCTGCCGGAGTATTTCAGCCCGCAACGCAAGATCAATCCCCAGGATCTGCCGGCTGCGGACGAAAAGCTGGCCATTCTGGAGATGGCCATCACGGTGTTGACCCAGGCGGGTTACGTCTATATCGGCATGGACCACTTCGCTCTGCCGCAGGACGAACTGGCGGTGGCGCAACGACAGGGGGAGCTGCATCGCAATTTCCAGGGCTACACCACCCATGCCGGTTGCGATCTGGTGGGGTTGGGCACCACCGCCATCAGTCAGATCGGCGACAGCTACGCCCAGAACCTGAAGGAGATTCCCGCCTACTACCAGCGCATCGAAGAGGGCAAGGTGGCCGTCTTCCGGGGTTTGGCCATGACGCCG
Protein-coding regions in this window:
- the hemN gene encoding oxygen-independent coproporphyrinogen III oxidase, whose protein sequence is MSQQVLFDRRLIDRYNRAGPRYTSYPTAPHFHQGFGPEAYLREITRSLEEQPDKPLSLYVHIPFCDTVCYYCACNRTVTPDRTRAAVYLEHLLREVALAGRLFGTRREVVQLHFGGGTPTYLDAGQLTRLMETIRQHFRLAGDETGEFGIEVDPREMPPGLVHTLRHIGFNRLSIGVQDLDEQVQRAVNRIQPLELTAHVVEEARSCGFGSINLDLIYGLPFQTLARFRHTLETVIGQLRPDRLAMFNYAHLPEYFSPQRKINPQDLPAADEKLAILEMAITVLTQAGYVYIGMDHFALPQDELAVAQRQGELHRNFQGYTTHAGCDLVGLGTTAISQIGDSYAQNLKEIPAYYQRIEEGKVAVFRGLAMTPDDVVRRTVIMRLLCDFRLDRSRIEERFGLVFEDYFHKEMEAVGRMIAEGLLTEEGPILQVTPGGRLLIRNICMAFDWYLGNMEQKKSFSKTI